A single region of the Halobacterium wangiae genome encodes:
- the mtnP gene encoding S-methyl-5'-thioadenosine phosphorylase gives MIGFIGGSGIYEALPLENVREVETTTPYGDPSAPVTVGEFGSTGTEVAFLPRHGPDHQRDPTNLPYKANIYALKQLGVERVLASNAVGSLKEELPPQTLVVPDQIFDRTKNRDLTFFGDGVVVHQPFADPYCPHMVEHLHDAATDATDAETQAGGTYVCIEGPQYSTRAESEFYKSQGWDLVGMTAIPEAKLAREAEMCYATVAGVTDYDVWKQDSEVTLEEVLENAAENETAIKQTVERAIETMPNERDCDCGHSLEGTVNTPTEAIPEDTRDRVDALLGDYL, from the coding sequence ATGATCGGCTTCATCGGCGGGTCCGGCATCTACGAGGCGCTCCCACTGGAGAACGTCCGCGAAGTGGAGACGACCACGCCGTACGGCGACCCGAGCGCGCCAGTGACGGTCGGCGAGTTCGGGAGTACGGGCACGGAAGTCGCCTTCCTCCCGCGCCACGGCCCCGACCACCAGCGCGACCCGACGAACCTCCCGTACAAGGCGAACATCTACGCGCTCAAACAGCTCGGCGTCGAGCGCGTGCTCGCGTCGAACGCCGTCGGCAGCCTGAAGGAAGAGCTCCCGCCCCAGACGCTCGTCGTCCCGGACCAGATCTTCGACCGCACGAAGAACCGCGACCTGACGTTCTTCGGCGACGGCGTCGTCGTCCACCAGCCGTTCGCGGACCCGTACTGCCCGCACATGGTCGAGCACCTCCACGACGCCGCGACCGACGCCACGGACGCGGAGACCCAGGCGGGTGGTACCTACGTCTGCATCGAGGGGCCGCAGTACTCGACGCGCGCCGAGTCGGAGTTCTACAAGAGCCAGGGCTGGGACCTCGTCGGCATGACCGCCATCCCGGAGGCGAAGCTCGCGCGGGAAGCCGAGATGTGTTACGCCACTGTCGCCGGTGTCACGGACTACGACGTCTGGAAGCAGGACAGCGAGGTCACCCTCGAGGAGGTCCTGGAGAACGCCGCGGAGAACGAGACGGCCATCAAGCAGACCGTCGAGCGTGCCATCGAGACGATGCCCAACGAGCGCGACTGCGACTGCGGCCACAGCCTCGAGGGGACGGTGAACACACCGACGGAGGCCATCCCGGAGGACACCCGCGACCGCGTCGACGCGCTGCTAGGCGACTACCTCTGA